In Astyanax mexicanus isolate ESR-SI-001 chromosome 17, AstMex3_surface, whole genome shotgun sequence, a single window of DNA contains:
- the LOC103039224 gene encoding growth arrest and DNA damage-inducible protein GADD45 gamma, producing the protein MVSEGACLVEAMVVARDEGRLTAGVYECAKIMNDDPDSVAFCVLAMDEEFECDIALQIHFTLIQAFCFDNDISIVRVSDAQHLAELLGDKAGQLEDSHCVLITNPTDGSWEDPALEKLHVFCSESRSCHEWVPEVTLPAR; encoded by the exons ATGGTCTCTGAGGGCGCGTGCCTGGTGGAAGCTATGGTGGTTGCTCGGGATGAGGGTCGCCTCACTGCTGGAGTTTACGAGTGCGCCAAGATCATGAACGA TGATCCAGACAGTGTTGCATTCTGTGTTCTGGCCATGGACGAGGAATTTGAATGCGATATCGCCCTGCAGATCCACTTCACTCTCATCCAGGCCTTCTGTTTCGACAACGACATCAGCATCGTGAGAGTGAGCGACGCCCAGCATCTTGCAGAGCTTCTGGGAGACAAAGCTGGGCAGCTGGAGGATTCACACTGCGTGCTCATCACG AACCCCACTGATGGCTCGTGGGAAGACCCCGCTCTAGAGAAGCTGCACGTGTTCTGCTCGGAGAGCCGCAGCTGCCACGAGTGGGTTCCTGAGGTGACCCTGCCCGCGCGCTGA
- the LOC125782414 gene encoding growth arrest and DNA damage-inducible protein GADD45 gamma-like, translated as MTLEEVPVQQNNSIEKARRTGEALQEALESAQANDCLTIGVYESAKVMNVDPDSVAFCVLAMDEEFECDIALQIHFTLIQAFCFDNDISIVRVSDAQRLAELLGDKAGQLEDAHCVLITNPTDGSWEDPALEKLHVFCSESRSCHEWVPEVTLPAR; from the exons ATGACTCTTGAGGAGGTCCCCGTGCAGCAGAACAACAGCATCGAGAAGGCTCGCCGTACCGGAGAGGCTCTGCAGGAAGCCCTGGAGTCTGCCCAGGCTAACGACTGCCTCACCATTGGCGTGTACGAGTCTGCTAAAGTCATGAATGT TGATCCAGACAGTGTTGCATTCTGTGTTCTGGCCATGGACGAGGAGTTCGAGTGCGATATCGCTCTGCAGATCCACTTTACTCTCATCCAGGCCTTCTGCTTCGACAACGACATCAGCATCGTGAGAGTGAGCGACGCCCAGCGTCTTGCAGAGCTTCTGGGAGACAAAGCCGGGCAGCTGGAGGATGCACACTGCGTGCTCATCACG AACCCCACTGATGGCTCGTGGGAAGACCCCGCTCTAGAGAAGCTGCACGTGTTCTGCTCGGAGAGCCGCAGCTGTCACGAGTGGGTTCCTGAGGTGACCCTGCCCGCGCGCTGA